A genomic segment from Pseudomonas sessilinigenes encodes:
- the gltB gene encoding glutamate synthase large subunit translates to MKAGLYQPDEFKDNCGFGLIAHMQGEPSHTLLKTAIEALTCMTHRGGINADGKTGDGCGLLIQKPDLFLRAVAKEHFGTDLPKQYAVGMVFFNQDPAKAEAARENMNREILAAGLQLVGWRKVPIDTSVLGRLALERLPQIEQVFIGGEGLNDQDFAIKLFSSRRRSSVANAADTDHYICSFSHKTIIYKGLMMPADLAAFYPDLGDERLQTAICVFHQRFSTNTLPKWPLAQPFRFLAHNGEINTITGNRNWAVARRTKFANDLIPDLEELGPLVNRVGSDSSSMDNMLELMVTGGIDLFRGVRMIIPPAWQNVETMDADLRAFYEYNSMHMEPWDGPAGVVMTDGRYAVCLLDRNGLRPARWVTTKNGFITLASEIGVWNYQPEDVIAKGRVGPGQIFAVDTETGQILDTDAIDNRLKSRHPYKQWLRKNALRIQATMEDNDHGSAFYDVDQLKQYMKMYQVTFEERDQVLRPLGEQGYEAVGSMGDDTPMAVLSQRVRTPYDYFRQQFAQVTNPPIDPLREAIVMSLEICLGAERNIFQESPEHASRVILSSPIISPAKWRSLMNLDRPGFERAIIDLNYDESVGLEAAIRNVADQAEEAVRSGRTQVVLSDRHIAPGKLPIHASLATGAVHHRLTEKGLRCDSNILVETATARDPHHFAVLVGFGASAVYPFLAYEVLGDLIRTGEVLGDLYEVFKNYRKGITKGLLKILSKMGISTITSYRGAQLFEAIGLSEEVCNLSFRGVPSRIKGARFVDIEAEQKALAAEAWSPRKPIQQGGLLKFVHGGEYHAYNPDVVNTLQAAVQQGDYAKFKEYTALVDNRPVSMIRDLFQVKTLEQPLDLGEVEPLEAILKRFDSAGISLGALSPEAHEALAEAMNRLGARSNSGEGGEDPARYGTFKSSKIKQVATGRFGVTPEYLVNAEVLQIKVAQGAKPGEGGQLPGGKVNGLIAKLRYAVPGVTLISPPPHHDIYSIEDLSQLIFDLKQVNPQALVSVKLVAEAGVGTIAAGVAKAYADLITISGYDGGTGASPLTSIKYAGAPWELGLAETHQTLRGNDLRGKVRVQTDGGLKTGLDVIKAAILGAESFGFGTAPMIALGCKYLRICHLNNCATGVATQNDKLRKDHYIGTVDMVVNFFTYVAEETREWLAKLGVRSLQELIGRTDLLQVLEGQTAKQQHLDLTPLLGSDHIPADKPQFCQVDRNPPFDQGLLAEKMVEMARAAINDKSGAEFELDICNCDRSIGARISGEIAKVHGNQGMAQAPITFRFKGTAGQSFGVWNAGGLNLYLEGDANDYVGKGMTGGKLVIVPPKGSAYKTQDSAIVGNTCLYGATGGKLFAAGTAGERFAVRNSGAHTVVEGTGDHCCEYMTGGFVCVLGKTGYNFGSGMTGGFAYVLDQDNSFVDKLNHELVEIQRITGEAMEAYRSHLQRVLGEYVEETGSEWGRELWENLDDYVRRFWLVKPKAANLKNLLSSTRANPQ, encoded by the coding sequence ATGAAAGCAGGTCTGTACCAACCCGATGAATTTAAGGATAACTGTGGTTTCGGCCTGATCGCCCATATGCAGGGCGAACCCAGTCATACCCTGTTGAAAACGGCCATCGAGGCCCTGACCTGTATGACCCACCGCGGTGGGATCAATGCGGATGGCAAGACCGGCGACGGTTGCGGTCTGCTGATACAAAAACCCGATCTGTTCCTGCGCGCCGTCGCCAAGGAGCATTTCGGGACCGACCTGCCCAAGCAGTACGCCGTGGGCATGGTGTTCTTCAACCAGGATCCGGCCAAGGCCGAAGCCGCGCGGGAAAACATGAACCGCGAGATCCTGGCCGCCGGCCTGCAACTGGTGGGCTGGCGCAAGGTGCCGATCGACACCAGCGTGCTCGGGCGCCTGGCCCTGGAGCGCCTGCCACAGATCGAGCAGGTATTCATTGGCGGTGAAGGCCTGAACGACCAGGACTTCGCCATCAAGCTGTTCAGCTCCCGCCGTCGTTCCTCGGTGGCCAACGCCGCCGATACCGACCACTACATCTGCAGCTTTTCCCACAAGACCATCATCTATAAGGGCCTGATGATGCCGGCGGACCTCGCCGCCTTCTATCCGGACCTGGGTGACGAGCGCCTGCAGACCGCGATCTGCGTGTTCCACCAGCGCTTCTCCACCAACACCCTGCCGAAGTGGCCGCTGGCCCAACCCTTCCGCTTCCTTGCCCACAACGGCGAGATCAACACCATCACCGGTAACCGCAACTGGGCGGTGGCTCGTCGTACCAAGTTCGCCAACGACCTGATTCCCGACCTGGAAGAGCTGGGCCCGTTGGTCAACCGCGTGGGTTCCGACTCCTCGAGCATGGACAACATGCTCGAGCTGATGGTCACCGGTGGCATCGACCTGTTCCGCGGCGTGCGCATGATCATTCCGCCGGCCTGGCAGAACGTCGAGACCATGGACGCCGACCTGCGTGCGTTCTACGAGTACAACTCCATGCACATGGAGCCCTGGGACGGTCCGGCCGGCGTGGTCATGACCGACGGTCGCTACGCGGTCTGCCTGCTGGACCGCAACGGCCTGCGCCCGGCGCGCTGGGTCACCACCAAGAACGGCTTCATCACCCTGGCCTCGGAAATCGGCGTCTGGAACTACCAGCCCGAGGACGTGATCGCCAAGGGCCGGGTCGGCCCGGGCCAGATCTTCGCCGTGGACACCGAGACCGGGCAGATCCTCGACACCGACGCCATCGACAACCGCCTCAAGTCCCGTCATCCCTACAAGCAATGGCTGCGCAAGAATGCCCTGCGCATCCAGGCCACCATGGAAGACAACGACCACGGTTCGGCCTTCTACGACGTCGATCAGCTCAAGCAGTACATGAAGATGTACCAGGTCACCTTCGAAGAGCGTGACCAGGTGCTGCGTCCATTGGGCGAGCAGGGCTACGAGGCAGTGGGCTCCATGGGCGACGACACGCCAATGGCCGTGCTGTCCCAGCGCGTGCGCACCCCCTACGACTACTTCCGCCAGCAGTTCGCCCAGGTCACCAACCCGCCGATCGACCCGCTGCGCGAAGCCATCGTCATGTCCCTGGAGATCTGCCTCGGTGCCGAGCGCAATATCTTCCAGGAGTCGCCGGAGCATGCCTCGCGGGTGATCCTCAGCTCGCCGATCATTTCCCCGGCCAAGTGGCGCTCGCTGATGAACCTCGATCGTCCAGGCTTCGAGCGGGCGATCATCGATCTCAACTACGACGAGAGCGTCGGCCTCGAAGCGGCCATCCGCAACGTCGCCGACCAGGCTGAGGAAGCCGTGCGCTCCGGTCGGACTCAGGTAGTGCTCAGTGACCGTCATATCGCCCCGGGCAAGTTGCCGATCCACGCCTCCCTGGCCACCGGTGCGGTACACCATCGCCTGACCGAAAAGGGCTTGCGCTGCGACTCCAACATCCTGGTGGAAACCGCCACCGCCCGCGATCCGCATCACTTCGCCGTACTGGTCGGCTTTGGTGCTTCCGCCGTTTATCCGTTCCTGGCCTACGAAGTGCTGGGTGACCTGATTCGCACCGGTGAAGTGCTGGGCGACCTCTATGAGGTGTTCAAGAACTACCGCAAGGGCATCACCAAGGGCCTGCTCAAGATCCTGTCGAAGATGGGCATCTCCACCATTACGTCCTACCGTGGTGCGCAGTTGTTCGAGGCCATTGGCCTGTCCGAGGAAGTCTGCAACCTGAGCTTTCGTGGCGTGCCGAGCCGGATCAAGGGGGCGCGTTTCGTCGATATCGAGGCCGAGCAGAAGGCCCTGGCAGCCGAAGCCTGGAGCCCGCGCAAGCCGATCCAGCAAGGCGGCCTGCTGAAGTTCGTCCATGGCGGCGAGTACCACGCCTACAACCCGGATGTGGTCAACACCCTGCAAGCAGCCGTACAGCAGGGCGACTACGCCAAGTTCAAGGAATACACCGCGCTGGTGGACAACCGCCCGGTGTCGATGATCCGCGACCTGTTCCAGGTCAAGACCCTGGAGCAGCCGCTGGACCTGGGCGAAGTCGAGCCCCTGGAAGCGATCCTCAAACGTTTCGACTCCGCGGGCATCTCCCTCGGTGCGCTGTCGCCGGAGGCCCACGAGGCCCTGGCCGAGGCGATGAACCGCCTGGGCGCGCGCTCCAACTCCGGCGAGGGCGGTGAAGACCCGGCCCGCTACGGCACCTTCAAGAGTTCGAAGATCAAGCAGGTGGCTACCGGCCGCTTTGGCGTGACCCCGGAGTACCTGGTCAACGCCGAAGTGCTGCAGATCAAGGTGGCCCAGGGCGCCAAGCCCGGCGAAGGCGGCCAGTTGCCCGGCGGCAAGGTCAATGGCCTGATCGCCAAGCTGCGCTACGCGGTTCCGGGTGTGACCCTGATCTCGCCGCCACCGCACCACGACATCTACTCCATCGAAGACCTGTCGCAGCTGATTTTCGACCTCAAGCAGGTCAACCCCCAGGCACTGGTTTCGGTGAAGCTGGTGGCCGAGGCCGGGGTCGGCACCATCGCCGCTGGCGTGGCCAAGGCCTATGCCGACCTGATCACCATCTCCGGCTACGACGGCGGTACCGGTGCTTCGCCGCTGACCTCGATCAAGTACGCCGGCGCCCCATGGGAACTGGGCCTGGCCGAGACCCACCAGACCCTGCGCGGCAATGACCTGCGCGGCAAGGTCCGGGTACAGACCGACGGCGGCCTGAAGACCGGCCTGGACGTGATCAAGGCGGCCATCCTCGGCGCCGAGAGCTTCGGCTTCGGTACCGCGCCGATGATCGCCCTGGGTTGCAAGTACCTGCGCATCTGCCACCTGAACAACTGCGCCACCGGCGTCGCCACCCAGAACGACAAGCTGCGCAAGGACCACTACATCGGTACCGTCGACATGGTGGTGAACTTCTTCACCTACGTGGCCGAGGAAACCCGTGAGTGGCTGGCCAAACTGGGCGTGCGTTCGTTGCAGGAGCTGATCGGTCGTACCGACCTGCTCCAGGTACTCGAAGGCCAGACCGCCAAGCAGCAGCACCTGGACCTGACCCCATTGCTGGGCAGCGACCACATTCCGGCGGACAAGCCACAGTTCTGCCAGGTGGACCGCAACCCGCCGTTCGACCAGGGCCTGTTGGCCGAGAAGATGGTCGAGATGGCGCGTGCGGCCATCAACGACAAGAGCGGTGCCGAGTTCGAACTGGATATCTGCAACTGCGACCGCTCCATCGGCGCGCGGATTTCCGGCGAGATCGCCAAGGTCCACGGCAACCAGGGCATGGCCCAGGCGCCGATCACTTTCCGCTTCAAGGGCACTGCGGGCCAGAGCTTCGGCGTGTGGAACGCCGGTGGCCTGAACCTCTACCTGGAAGGCGACGCCAACGACTACGTGGGCAAGGGCATGACCGGCGGCAAGCTGGTGATCGTTCCGCCCAAGGGCAGCGCCTACAAGACCCAGGACAGTGCGATCGTCGGCAATACCTGCCTCTACGGCGCCACGGGCGGCAAGCTGTTCGCCGCCGGCACAGCGGGCGAGCGTTTCGCCGTGCGCAACTCCGGTGCCCACACCGTGGTGGAAGGCACCGGCGATCACTGCTGCGAATACATGACCGGTGGCTTTGTCTGCGTGCTGGGCAAGACCGGCTACAACTTCGGCTCAGGCATGACCGGTGGTTTCGCCTACGTGCTCGACCAGGACAACAGCTTCGTCGACAAGCTGAACCATGAACTGGTGGAGATCCAGCGGATCACCGGCGAGGCGATGGAGGCGTACCGCAGCCATCTGCAACGCGTGCTGGGCGAGTACGTCGAAGAAACCGGTAGCGAATGGGGCCGCGAGCTCTGGGAAAACCTGGACGACTACGTACGGCGCTTCTGGCTGGTCAAGCCGAAGGCGGCGAACCTGAAGAACCTGCTCTCCAGCACCCGGGCCAACCCGCAATAA
- a CDS encoding LysR family transcriptional regulator, giving the protein MELRHLRYFIAVAEELHFGRAAQVLGISQPPLSQQIQALEQEIGARLFERTNRRVELSEAGRLFLEEARLALAQVDKAADVARRAQLGELGELKIGFTSSAPFNSTIPQAIFAFRQRFAAVHLKLKEMSSTQVAEALVDQAIQVGIMRPLPLPDSLSVVELLREPLVAVLSSKHPLAEGREEGLYLSELAHEPFVFFPRSYGSGLYAQLLNLSRDAGFTPHFAQEASEAMTIIGLVAAGLGVSVLPASYQRMRIDGVVYRRLLDPEAMTAVWLVQRKDQCSPMAKAFVELLTRKTGAMP; this is encoded by the coding sequence ATGGAATTGCGTCATCTGCGCTACTTCATCGCCGTGGCCGAGGAGCTGCATTTCGGCCGCGCGGCCCAGGTCCTGGGCATCTCCCAACCGCCTTTGAGCCAGCAGATCCAGGCCCTGGAGCAAGAGATCGGCGCACGCTTGTTCGAGCGCACCAATCGTCGGGTCGAACTCAGCGAGGCCGGTCGGCTGTTCCTCGAAGAGGCCCGCCTCGCGCTGGCCCAGGTAGACAAGGCAGCTGACGTGGCCCGGCGCGCGCAGTTGGGCGAACTGGGCGAGTTGAAGATCGGCTTCACCTCCTCGGCGCCCTTCAACTCGACGATTCCCCAGGCGATCTTCGCCTTTCGCCAACGTTTTGCCGCGGTACACCTCAAGCTCAAGGAAATGAGCAGCACCCAGGTGGCCGAGGCGCTGGTGGACCAGGCCATCCAGGTCGGCATCATGCGACCCTTGCCCCTGCCGGATTCGCTGTCGGTGGTGGAGCTGTTGCGCGAGCCGCTGGTGGCGGTGCTCAGTTCCAAGCACCCGCTGGCCGAGGGGCGCGAAGAAGGCCTGTACCTGTCCGAGCTGGCCCACGAGCCCTTCGTGTTCTTTCCCCGCAGCTATGGCAGCGGCTTGTACGCCCAGTTGCTGAACCTGTCCCGGGATGCCGGGTTCACCCCGCATTTCGCCCAGGAGGCTTCGGAGGCCATGACCATCATCGGCCTGGTGGCCGCGGGCCTGGGCGTCTCGGTGTTGCCGGCGTCCTACCAGCGCATGCGCATCGATGGCGTGGTCTATCGCCGGTTGCTGGACCCGGAGGCGATGACGGCGGTGTGGCTGGTTCAGCGCAAGGACCAGTGCTCGCCCATGGCCAAGGCCTTTGTCGAACTACTCACGCGCAAGACCGGGGCCATGCCCTGA
- the hemE gene encoding uroporphyrinogen decarboxylase: MTALKNDRFLRALLKQPVDVTPVWMMRQAGRYLPEYRASRANAGDFMSLCMNPAFACEVTLQPLDRYPQLDAAILFSDILTIPDAMGQGLYFETGEGPRFKKVVSTLADIEALPIPDPHKDLGYVMDAVSTIRRELNGRVPLIGFSGSPWTLATYMVEGGSSKDFRKSKAMLYDNPQAMHLLLDKLAQSVTAYLNGQIKAGAQAVQIFDSWGGSLSAAAYQEFSLAYMRKIVSGLIREHEGRKVPVILFTKGGGLWLESIADAGADSLGLDWTCDIGEARRRVGAKVSLQGNMDPTVLYANPEAIRAEVARILASYGKGSGHVFNLGHGITPEVNPEHAGAFLRAVHELSAQYHE; the protein is encoded by the coding sequence ATGACTGCCCTGAAGAACGACCGTTTCCTCCGTGCCCTGCTCAAGCAACCCGTAGACGTCACCCCGGTGTGGATGATGCGTCAGGCCGGGCGCTACCTGCCTGAATACCGCGCCAGCCGCGCCAACGCCGGCGACTTCATGAGCCTGTGCATGAATCCTGCGTTCGCCTGCGAAGTCACCCTGCAGCCCCTGGACCGTTATCCACAGCTGGATGCGGCGATCCTCTTCTCCGACATCCTGACCATCCCCGATGCCATGGGCCAAGGCCTGTACTTCGAGACCGGTGAAGGTCCGCGCTTCAAGAAAGTGGTCAGCACCCTGGCCGACATCGAGGCCTTGCCGATCCCCGATCCGCACAAGGACCTGGGTTACGTGATGGACGCGGTCAGCACCATCCGCCGCGAACTCAACGGCCGTGTACCGCTGATCGGTTTCTCCGGCAGCCCCTGGACCCTGGCGACCTACATGGTCGAGGGCGGTTCGTCCAAGGACTTCCGCAAGTCCAAGGCCATGCTCTACGACAACCCACAAGCCATGCACCTGCTGCTGGACAAGCTGGCGCAGTCGGTCACCGCCTACCTCAACGGCCAGATCAAGGCCGGCGCCCAGGCGGTGCAGATCTTCGACAGCTGGGGTGGCAGCCTCTCGGCAGCGGCCTACCAGGAGTTCTCCCTGGCCTACATGCGCAAGATCGTCAGCGGCCTGATCCGCGAGCATGAAGGACGCAAGGTGCCGGTGATCCTGTTCACCAAGGGCGGCGGCCTGTGGCTGGAAAGCATTGCCGATGCCGGCGCGGACAGCCTGGGCCTGGACTGGACCTGCGATATCGGCGAAGCCCGGCGCCGGGTCGGTGCCAAGGTGTCGCTGCAAGGCAACATGGACCCTACCGTGCTCTACGCCAACCCGGAGGCGATCCGCGCTGAAGTCGCGCGCATCCTCGCCAGCTACGGCAAGGGCAGCGGCCACGTGTTCAACCTGGGCCATGGCATCACGCCGGAAGTGAACCCGGAACACGCCGGCGCCTTCTTGCGGGCAGTGCACGAGCTGTCGGCGCAGTACCACGAGTAA
- a CDS encoding MFS transporter, translating to MPSTPLDEVVAQLNDAYIEKGTPMFMRTVLALFSGGFATFALLYCVQPMMPLLSREFSINAAQSSLVLSVSTALLAVGLLVTGPISDRIGRKPVMVAALLAAALCTIASALMPSWHGVLVMRALVGLSLSGLAAVAMTYLSEEIHPQHIGLAMGLYIGGNAIGGMSGRLITGVLIDFVSWHTAMLVIGALALIAAAVFWRILPESRNFRPRSLHPRSLLDGFTMHFRDAGLPLLFLEAFVLMGAFVTLFNYIGYRLLAAPYHMDQAFVGLLSVVYLSGIYSSAKVGALADRLGRRKMLWATIVLMLAGLALTLLESLPVVIIGMLVFTFGFFGAHSVASSWIGRRATKAKGQASSLYLFSYYAGSSIAGTAGGVFWHMAGWNGIGLFIGALLLVALLAALKLAKLQPLAAS from the coding sequence ATTCCCTCCACGCCCCTGGATGAGGTGGTCGCCCAACTCAACGACGCCTATATCGAGAAAGGCACGCCGATGTTCATGCGCACGGTGCTGGCCCTGTTCTCCGGCGGTTTCGCCACCTTCGCCCTGCTGTACTGCGTGCAACCGATGATGCCGCTGCTGTCCCGGGAATTCTCCATCAACGCGGCCCAGAGCAGCCTGGTGCTGTCGGTCTCCACCGCCTTGCTGGCTGTCGGCCTGCTGGTCACCGGGCCGATTTCCGATCGCATCGGGCGCAAGCCGGTGATGGTAGCGGCCCTCTTGGCCGCGGCCCTGTGCACCATTGCCAGCGCCCTGATGCCCAGCTGGCATGGCGTGCTGGTGATGCGTGCCCTGGTAGGCCTGTCCCTGAGCGGGCTCGCGGCGGTGGCCATGACCTACCTGAGCGAGGAGATCCACCCCCAGCACATCGGCCTGGCCATGGGCCTGTACATCGGCGGCAACGCCATCGGCGGCATGAGCGGGCGATTGATCACCGGGGTGCTGATCGATTTCGTCAGCTGGCACACGGCGATGCTGGTGATCGGTGCCCTGGCGCTGATCGCCGCCGCGGTGTTCTGGCGCATCCTGCCTGAGTCACGTAACTTCCGCCCACGCTCGCTGCACCCACGCAGCCTGCTGGACGGCTTCACCATGCACTTTCGCGATGCCGGCCTGCCGCTGCTGTTCCTCGAGGCCTTCGTGCTGATGGGGGCCTTCGTCACCCTGTTCAACTACATCGGCTATCGCCTGCTGGCCGCGCCGTACCACATGGACCAGGCGTTCGTCGGCCTGCTGTCGGTGGTGTACCTGTCGGGGATCTACAGCTCGGCCAAAGTCGGCGCCCTGGCCGATCGCCTGGGGCGGCGCAAGATGCTCTGGGCCACCATCGTGCTGATGCTCGCCGGCCTGGCCCTGACCCTGCTGGAGTCGCTGCCGGTGGTGATCATCGGCATGCTGGTGTTCACCTTCGGTTTCTTCGGCGCGCATTCGGTGGCCAGCAGCTGGATCGGCCGCCGCGCCACCAAGGCCAAGGGCCAGGCCTCATCGCTGTACCTGTTCAGCTACTACGCCGGCTCGAGCATCGCCGGCACCGCGGGCGGGGTGTTCTGGCACATGGCGGGCTGGAACGGCATTGGCCTGTTCATCGGCGCCCTGCTGCTGGTGGCCCTACTGGCGGCCTTGAAGCTGGCCAAGCTGCAACCCCTGGCAGCATCCTGA
- a CDS encoding excinuclease, protein MQVKALIALALLSVFSPDSWATNLMYMPFESVVSDALRAGRLDGSVSFYLAGNPHPAVLQVKAIERATNKKTNAFNKSDIAACEWALQSALITLQAEAKRVGANAVTNIVSYYKHRVRKDLNTYECHAGVLMAGVALRGDLVLLQTPPRANSPSGHGPGLARE, encoded by the coding sequence ATGCAAGTGAAAGCGCTGATTGCCCTGGCCCTGTTATCCGTCTTCAGCCCTGACAGCTGGGCCACCAACCTGATGTACATGCCCTTCGAGAGCGTAGTGTCCGATGCCCTGCGTGCCGGGCGCCTGGACGGCAGCGTGAGTTTCTACCTGGCGGGCAACCCGCACCCGGCGGTGTTGCAGGTCAAGGCGATCGAACGGGCCACCAACAAAAAGACCAATGCCTTCAACAAGAGCGATATCGCTGCCTGCGAATGGGCCCTGCAATCGGCCCTGATTACCCTGCAGGCCGAAGCCAAGCGGGTCGGCGCCAACGCCGTGACCAATATCGTCAGCTACTACAAGCACCGTGTGCGCAAGGACCTCAACACCTACGAATGCCACGCCGGAGTGTTGATGGCCGGCGTAGCGCTGCGCGGCGACCTGGTGTTGCTGCAAACACCGCCCCGCGCCAATAGCCCTTCAGGGCATGGCCCCGGTCTTGCGCGTGAGTAG
- a CDS encoding FAD-dependent oxidoreductase — MAERLNNDFQFIDVGRKDPKKKLLRQRKKEFVEIYEPFKPQQSVEQAHRCLGCGNPYCEWKCPVHNFIPNWLKLVAEGNILAAAELSHQTNTLPEVCGRVCPQDRLCEGACTLNDGFGAVTIGSVEKYITDTAFAMGWRPDMSKVKPTGKRVAIIGAGPAGLGCADVLVRGGVTPVVFDRNPEIGGLLTFGIPEFKLEKTVLSNRREVFSGMGIEFRLNTEVGKDVTMEQLLAEFDAVFMGMGTYTYMKGGFAGEDLPGVYDALDFLVANVNRNLGFEKSPEDFVDMKGKKVVVLGGGDTAMDCNRTSIRQGAKSVTCAYRRDEANMPGSRKEVKNAKEEGVKFLYNRQPIAIVGEDKVEGVKVVETRLGEPDARGRRSPEPIPGSEEIIPADAVVIAFGFRPSPAPWFEQFQIQTDSQGRVVAPEQGQYKHQTSNPKIFAGGDMVRGSDLVVTAIFEGRNAAEGILDYLGV; from the coding sequence ATGGCTGAACGTCTGAATAACGACTTCCAGTTCATCGATGTCGGGCGCAAGGATCCGAAGAAGAAACTGTTGCGTCAGCGCAAGAAAGAGTTCGTGGAAATCTACGAGCCCTTCAAACCCCAGCAATCGGTCGAGCAGGCCCATCGCTGCCTGGGTTGCGGTAATCCGTATTGCGAATGGAAGTGCCCGGTGCACAACTTCATTCCCAACTGGCTCAAGCTGGTGGCCGAGGGCAACATCCTGGCCGCCGCCGAGCTGTCGCACCAGACCAACACCCTGCCGGAAGTCTGCGGCCGCGTATGCCCGCAGGACCGCCTGTGCGAAGGTGCCTGCACCCTCAATGACGGCTTCGGCGCGGTAACGATCGGCTCGGTGGAGAAGTACATCACCGACACCGCCTTCGCCATGGGTTGGCGCCCGGACATGTCCAAGGTCAAGCCCACCGGCAAGCGCGTGGCGATCATCGGTGCCGGCCCGGCGGGCCTGGGCTGCGCCGACGTGCTGGTGCGTGGCGGCGTAACCCCGGTGGTGTTCGACAGGAACCCGGAGATCGGTGGCTTGCTGACCTTCGGTATCCCCGAGTTCAAGCTGGAGAAGACCGTGCTGAGCAATCGGCGCGAGGTCTTCAGTGGCATGGGTATCGAGTTCCGCCTCAACACCGAGGTGGGCAAGGACGTGACCATGGAGCAACTGCTCGCCGAGTTCGATGCAGTGTTCATGGGCATGGGCACCTATACCTACATGAAGGGTGGTTTTGCCGGCGAGGACCTGCCGGGGGTGTATGACGCGCTGGATTTCCTGGTGGCCAACGTCAACCGTAACCTGGGCTTCGAGAAGTCGCCGGAAGACTTCGTCGACATGAAGGGCAAGAAGGTCGTGGTGCTCGGCGGTGGCGACACCGCGATGGACTGCAACCGCACCTCCATCCGCCAGGGTGCCAAGTCGGTGACCTGCGCCTATCGCCGTGACGAGGCCAACATGCCCGGCTCGCGCAAAGAGGTGAAGAACGCCAAGGAAGAGGGCGTGAAGTTCCTCTACAACCGCCAACCCATCGCCATCGTCGGCGAAGACAAGGTCGAAGGCGTGAAGGTGGTCGAGACCCGTCTCGGCGAACCGGACGCCCGTGGTCGTCGTAGCCCCGAGCCGATCCCGGGTTCCGAGGAGATCATTCCGGCCGATGCCGTGGTCATCGCCTTCGGTTTCCGCCCGAGTCCGGCGCCCTGGTTCGAGCAGTTCCAGATCCAGACCGACAGCCAGGGCCGCGTGGTCGCGCCGGAGCAGGGCCAGTACAAGCACCAGACCAGCAACCCGAAGATCTTCGCCGGTGGCGACATGGTGCGCGGTTCCGACCTGGTGGTGACGGCGATCTTCGAAGGGCGTAACGCCGCCGAAGGCATCCTCGACTACCTGGGCGTCTGA
- a CDS encoding YgiW/YdeI family stress tolerance OB fold protein, with protein sequence MKTRYLVLLLAPLFSTAALATGYTGPGAQAVTTVAAAKDASDDTPVVLQGYVTKKLDNDDKYEFKDSSGTITVEIDDENLPAVAFNEKTLVKLTGEVEKGLMKREIDVDLVEILK encoded by the coding sequence ATGAAAACCCGTTACCTCGTCCTCTTGCTCGCCCCGCTGTTCAGCACCGCTGCCCTGGCCACCGGCTATACCGGCCCCGGGGCCCAGGCAGTCACTACCGTTGCCGCCGCCAAGGATGCTTCGGACGACACCCCGGTAGTGCTCCAGGGTTATGTCACCAAGAAGCTGGATAACGACGACAAGTACGAATTCAAGGATTCCAGCGGCACCATCACCGTCGAGATCGACGACGAGAACCTGCCAGCGGTGGCCTTCAACGAGAAGACCCTGGTCAAGCTCACCGGTGAGGTGGAGAAGGGCTTGATGAAGCGCGAGATCGACGTCGACCTGGTGGAAATCCTCAAGTAA